DNA from Amycolatopsis sp. DSM 110486:
AACGTCGGCGCCTGGTAAGCCTCCGCGACGGCGGTTTCGCCCAGCGGTCGTCAGCGGCCGATCACGAGCAGGAGGGAGCCGTCGAACGCGGGTTGCTCCTTGAGCGCGTCATACTTCGCGGCCCAGGTCCCGTCGGCGAGATCGCTGGTCAGCTTGCGGGTGAAGCGCTCCTCGGCCGCGGCGTCGACAAAGCTCCACGCCGAACACGCCTGCCGCGCCGCCGGCTTCAGCAGCATCTCCGGCCGCGCGTAGTACGCCTCGTTGAACCCGTCGACGCAGTCGCGCGGCACCGGCACGGGCACGACCTCGGTGTCGCCCAGGTACTTCGCGATCTCGCTGATCGCCGGGTACCGGCGCGCCTCTGTGTCGAGCACTTCGGGGGCGTACTCGTACAACCAGAAGTCCCGAACTCGGTCGGGATCGCACGTCAGGATCGCGACGGGACCCTTCGTGACGCGCCGGACCTCGCCCAGCCCCTTCGCGAGATCCGGCCACTGGTGCACGGTGAACGTCGCCATTGCCGCGTCGAAGCTGTTGTCCCCGAACGGAAGATCCTCCGCCGTCGCATCCACCGCGGGCCTGTCCGCGCGCCGCAGCGCCCGCATCGACGCGGACGGCTCCACGGCCGTCACTCGGCGGTCGGCCGGCTCGTACGACCCCGCGCCGGCTCCGACGTTCAGCACGGTCTTCGCGTCCCCGAGCGACGCCAAGACCGTGGCGGCGATGCGGGGGTCGGGGTTGCGGAACCCGGTGTAGACCTTGCCGATCTCGCCGTAGTCCGCGTCGCCTGCGCTGTCGTCGGCCAGTCTGCTGCTCACGGGAGCGAGCCTAGCGATCTTCGGCCGTGGTCAGGCGGTACTCGTCCAGCAGCGAACGTTCTCGGACGAGCGCCCGCACACGCCGGCCTGGGCGCCGGAGCCGACGACTACGGCCGCCGGCGACGCCGTTCCCGCGGCCTCGGCGACGGCCCGCCGCCAGAGCGACATGGTCACCGTTGGGGCGCACGAAGAACAGCCGCAAGACTCTCCATTGTGGATGGAAGAGCCCAGTAGTAGACCCACGTCCCCCGTCGCTCGCAGTCGATCAAACCGGCCTGGCGCAACAGTTTCAGGTGGTGCGAGATCGTCGGCTGCGCCAGGTCGAACGCGGGCGTCAGCTCGCACACGCACATCTCGCCGCCCTCGCGGGAGGCGATCATCGACAG
Protein-coding regions in this window:
- a CDS encoding class I SAM-dependent methyltransferase, coding for MSSRLADDSAGDADYGEIGKVYTGFRNPDPRIAATVLASLGDAKTVLNVGAGAGSYEPADRRVTAVEPSASMRALRRADRPAVDATAEDLPFGDNSFDAAMATFTVHQWPDLAKGLGEVRRVTKGPVAILTCDPDRVRDFWLYEYAPEVLDTEARRYPAISEIAKYLGDTEVVPVPVPRDCVDGFNEAYYARPEMLLKPAARQACSAWSFVDAAAEERFTRKLTSDLADGTWAAKYDALKEQPAFDGSLLLVIGR
- a CDS encoding helix-turn-helix transcriptional regulator, which gives rise to MSMQELPVLDQGEACCAGLTSAPLAEAEAAELARVFKALGDPVRLRLLSMIASREGGEMCVCELTPAFDLAQPTISHHLKLLRQAGLIDCERRGTWVYYWALPSTMESLAAVLRAPQR